Part of the Fibrobacterota bacterium genome is shown below.
ACATCCGGACCGTGCAGGATTTGCTGGGGCATAGCGACTTGGCGACGACGATGATCTACACCCATGTCGTGCAGTCGTTATCGGGGCGGGTGATGAGTCCGTTGGATACATTCGGGGAGGGCGGCGAGCTGCGCGAACCCCAGGCGAGTTACGCGGACTGGGCGGGCGTGCTTTCCCTGGTCGATCGGTCCGGGCAATATTAGCGGGAAGGCGGAATCGGGGCGGAAAGAACGGGCGGCCGGATAAAGTGCCAGGCCTTGCCTGAAGACCGGTCTCGCGGCGGTCAGAGGAGGCGCGGCGGTCGAATGAGCGGGGCGGTCAGACG
Proteins encoded:
- a CDS encoding tyrosine-type recombinase/integrase, with product IRTVQDLLGHSDLATTMIYTHVVQSLSGRVMSPLDTFGEGGELREPQASYADWAGVLSLVDRSGQY